One Paroedura picta isolate Pp20150507F chromosome 3, Ppicta_v3.0, whole genome shotgun sequence genomic window carries:
- the ANKRD40CL gene encoding putative ANKRD40 C-terminal-like protein isoform X1, with product MAVEDDNDEQNDVNLPAVENCMTKLPFPDQEREKVSNPSELQDTSTPTSYLSKGDASCCLSTTEDDKDCKPSSLCNETELAGQGHSEGECGFPIGMKTSQCTKHSIHSCPVCTSSVFCNRTLFTSAASTQHIPQQTRTCMDTALSGQPVLLTGTFPSNMQELVLKVRVQNSKENDFIEIELNREKMTYQDLLRVSCCELGVNPEQVEKIRKLPNTLVRKDKDVARLQDFQELEFVLEESINSPFRSAATTLTELSCCYSTKAANLTY from the exons TGGAAGATGACAATGATGAACAGAATGATGTAAACCTGCCAGCTGTTGAAAACTGTATGACAAAGCTACCATTCCCTGACCAAGAAAGAGAAAAGGTCTCCAACCCCTCCGAACTTCAGGACACAAGCACACCTACCTCTTATTTATCCAAGGGTGACGCCAGCTGTTGTTTATCAACAACTGAAGATGACAAGGATTGCAAACCCTCTTCATTGTGCAATGAAACTGAACTAGCTGGACAAGGCCATAGCGAAGGAGAATGTGGTTTTCCTATTGGCATGAAAACATCCCAATGCACAAAGCATAGCATCCACAGCTGCCCTGTTTGCACATCTTCAGTGTTTTGCAACAGAACTCTCTTTACTTCAGCTGCATCTACACAACACATTCCTCAGCAAACAAGAACCTGTATGGACACTGCACTGTCAGGGCAGCCAGTACTTCTCACAGGAACATTCCCATCTAACATGCAAG AGTTGGTGCTTAAAGTAAGAGTTCAGAATTCAAAAGAAAATGACTTTATTGAAATTGAACTGAACCGAGAAAAGATGACTTATCAAGATCTACTCAGAGTGAGCTGTTGTGAACTGGGTGTTAATCCTGAACAAGTAGAGAAAATCAGAAAACTACCAAATACACTAGTAAGAAAG GATAAAGATGTTGCTAGGCTTCAGGATTTTCAAGAACTGGAATTCGTTTTGGAGGAAAGTATCAACTCTCCTTTCAGAAGTGCTGCAACTACATTGACAGAACTATCTTGTTGCTACAGCACTAAAGCAGCAAACTTGACATATTGA
- the ANKRD40CL gene encoding putative ANKRD40 C-terminal-like protein isoform X2, translated as MEDDNDEQNDVNLPAVENCMTKLPFPDQEREKVSNPSELQDTSTPTSYLSKGDASCCLSTTEDDKDCKPSSLCNETELAGQGHSEGECGFPIGMKTSQCTKHSIHSCPVCTSSVFCNRTLFTSAASTQHIPQQTRTCMDTALSGQPVLLTGTFPSNMQELVLKVRVQNSKENDFIEIELNREKMTYQDLLRVSCCELGVNPEQVEKIRKLPNTLVRKDKDVARLQDFQELEFVLEESINSPFRSAATTLTELSCCYSTKAANLTY; from the exons TGGAAGATGACAATGATGAACAGAATGATGTAAACCTGCCAGCTGTTGAAAACTGTATGACAAAGCTACCATTCCCTGACCAAGAAAGAGAAAAGGTCTCCAACCCCTCCGAACTTCAGGACACAAGCACACCTACCTCTTATTTATCCAAGGGTGACGCCAGCTGTTGTTTATCAACAACTGAAGATGACAAGGATTGCAAACCCTCTTCATTGTGCAATGAAACTGAACTAGCTGGACAAGGCCATAGCGAAGGAGAATGTGGTTTTCCTATTGGCATGAAAACATCCCAATGCACAAAGCATAGCATCCACAGCTGCCCTGTTTGCACATCTTCAGTGTTTTGCAACAGAACTCTCTTTACTTCAGCTGCATCTACACAACACATTCCTCAGCAAACAAGAACCTGTATGGACACTGCACTGTCAGGGCAGCCAGTACTTCTCACAGGAACATTCCCATCTAACATGCAAG AGTTGGTGCTTAAAGTAAGAGTTCAGAATTCAAAAGAAAATGACTTTATTGAAATTGAACTGAACCGAGAAAAGATGACTTATCAAGATCTACTCAGAGTGAGCTGTTGTGAACTGGGTGTTAATCCTGAACAAGTAGAGAAAATCAGAAAACTACCAAATACACTAGTAAGAAAG GATAAAGATGTTGCTAGGCTTCAGGATTTTCAAGAACTGGAATTCGTTTTGGAGGAAAGTATCAACTCTCCTTTCAGAAGTGCTGCAACTACATTGACAGAACTATCTTGTTGCTACAGCACTAAAGCAGCAAACTTGACATATTGA